From a single Cotesia glomerata isolate CgM1 linkage group LG6, MPM_Cglom_v2.3, whole genome shotgun sequence genomic region:
- the LOC123267541 gene encoding RB1-inducible coiled-coil protein 1-like yields the protein MLYVFHVDTGATLTFDIKLALQTVGELKEAIERECGVLAVHQVLLMSGGESLEPHARVCSYSAGTDTNPIYLFSKAAIESQVPPIPHTDYSTDVDLVEQITASLAMPATYATLVARAQLAQQCCAIARDQTRTCERLVHDQHLQQQGWAAVVANLEDITQMFKSKADLLQQSFTQYLAERQQHMQLLNNFNKDLDTLSKIPILPALRAQAEGLLSVDDGDEIIEPNNCEVMSLLRWISAKDNQSSLEQVAEQCSRGLEQFDERMMEALKSEVNAAIDASNKPEMKEIKGLGERLFALEQLMAQTKRLVQEQGELAQGFHQNQTRANNLGDASVLPDLCASHRKQLAVMMENYSQLRDIRRRCTRAKEELSVNIYQRLKWIMYVENKMMEVNGKLVMYHENLKRLRRHLEVLLQIHLAPQMYVSAVSEVVRRRTFSQAFLVWASNLACQLLTVHNEEIARRREFQSKFDGHFLNSLFPGLEDVPPSFATQAPTVFDNGLPKLTADDMESLKIQLPDLTDSISTPDLNSITQFFLSKSLTSVTSSEENNINKIIKEDDSTTSMPVDVSATKEPSDRISHRVGFESETDTDEFEKISQQNVSDSNSSSSKQQQERVNTYEKKLMMPNKQLEENLGNTRSEVERLRTILRTLKLAMNEAISAFKSELNLLREKVNTDKNGIIDVSERMNEALILHSRECERILREREQELTVDHELELADAKKLIQARDDEIRNLEASIEAKDTEFTELRAQLMRQKLDNSQQEEMCNLQTRYQSQLNEALEQARMDKENALARAREASLIEKNALMIQLEECRKNICELEDTLAKTRADQSKLIKEATDKLQAEHKNEFETMKGRFKLMTASSVMERSPSDSSLEKIERPDVIELSNHESILAQTRENLESEKSEAVRQALVKEASDFEAKLQYALALSTKKLTSELESQRLRETVLVDQCRQYQEMIRRLTEEDHSAHQVLKEKVSTLEAENFHLESKMSADRKMLKQRETQLHDLETQLSTSKDDIDVSESKKVRLESKSEQDSLNLRLEAKSETDSLTRRLEILEVDNKRLSAELKVSRESRESIENRVEALEADKVRLEIELVKERALRGFAGRSLGSVSDSGMASSIESRDKDMIASVAVVEAHEELAASKGIFREKLIKSTNSLLSQFSISLHTCNTGDCVVVLWDSVHTSYIVLQESTTMYFLHSDCVDLLGLKTGSDGIPKQIYVFGEVIDKQYCHAKKKENRYHVPQGTKFYRVRVKPLQRDCTLIASSSEKNQQKLHFLEDTAIVITLN from the exons GGTTGGCGAGCTGAAGGAAGCAATTGAACGAGAATGTGGGGTTTTAGCAGTACACCAAGTGCTACTGATGAGCGGTGGCGAGAGTTTAGAGCCTCATGCCCGAGTTTGCTCGTACTCTGCTGGCACCGACACAAATCCCATTTATTTGTTCAGCAAAGCAGCTATCGAAAGTCAAGTGCCGCCTATACCTCACACTGATTACAGtacag ATGTCGACTTAGTAGAACAAATAACAGCCTCGCTAGCAATGCCAGCAACTTACGCAACTCTAGTAGCTCGGGCCCAATTGGCCCAACAATGCTGCGCAATAGCCCGGGACCAGACACGAACATGCGAGCGACTGGTCCACGACCAACATCTCCAACAGCAGGGCTGGGCGGCGGTGGTAGCAAATTTGGAAGACATAACGCAAATGTTCAAGTCAAAGGCGGATTTGTTGCAGCAATCTTTCACCCAATACCTAGCGGAGCGGCAGCAGCACATGCAGCTGCTGAATAACTTCAACAAGGACCTGGACACGCTTTCGAAAATTCCGATTTTGCCGGCTCTGAGGGCCCAAGCTGAAGGACTGTTGAGCGTTGACGACGGGGATGAAATCATCGAGCCTAACAACTGCGAGGTCATGAGTCTCCTCCGTTGGATCTCTGCTAAAGACAACCAGAGCAGCTTGGAACAGGTCGCGGAACAGTGCTCGCGAGGATTGGAACAGTTCGACGAACGGATGATGGAGGCGCTCAAAAGCGAAGTTAATGCCGCCATTGATGCGTCTAATAAGCCtgaaatgaaggaaattaagGGCCTGGGGGAAAGGTTGTTTGCTTTAGAGCAGCTGATGGCTCAGACAAAGCGGCTCGTTCAAGAGCAAGGCGAATTGGCCCAAGGGTTCCACCAAAATCAGACTAGGGCCAATAATTTGGGCGATGCTAGTGTCTTACCTGATTTATGTGCAAGTCATCGCAAACAGCTGGCTGTTATGATGGAGAATTATAGTCAATTGAGGGATATTAGAAGAAg ATGTACTCGAGCTAAAGAGGAGTTATCAGTAAATATATATCAACGGCTAAAATGGATAATGTATGTAGAGAACAAGATGATGGAAGTGAACGGAAAACTGGTGATGTACCACGAAAATTTAAAGCGATTACGTCGTCATTTGGAGGTACTTCTGCAAATACATTTGGCACCGCAGATGTATGTTAGTGCTGTCAGCGAAGTTGTTAGAAGACGTACGTTTTCGCAAGCATTTTTGGTGTGGGCGAGTAATCTCGCTTGTCAATTATTAACAGTACACAATGAGGAAATTGCTAGACGTAGAGAATTTCAGAGCAAATTCGATGGGCATTTTTTGAACAGCCTATTTCCGGGTTTGGAGGATGTTCCACCTAGTTTTGCTACTCAAGCGCCAACTGTTTTCGATAATGGATTGCctaag CTGACTGCGGACGATATGGAATctctaaaaattcaattacccGATCTCACGGATTCCATTTCAACGCCCGATTTAAATAGCATCACGCAATTTTTCCTCTCCAAGAGTCTCACGTCGGTTACGAGCAGcgaagaaaataatattaacaaaataattaaagaagaCGATAGTACAACTTCAATGCCTGTCGATGTGTCGGCTACCAAGGAACCAAGTGACAGAATTTCTCACAg aGTTGGCTTTGAATCAGAAACAGATACAGACGAATTTGAGAAAATAAGCCAGCAAAATGTGAGCGATTCaaattcatcatcatcaaaaCAGCAGCAAGAAAGAGTAAATACGtacgagaaaaaattaatgatgcCGAACAAACAATTGGAG GAAAATTTGGGAAACACACGCAGTGAAGTAGAACGTTTACGTACAATATTACGTACCCTAAAATTAGCAATGAACGAGGCAATATCGGCCTTCAAGAgcgaattaaatttattacgtGAAAAAGTAAACACGGATAAAAACGGAATAATTGATGTAAGCGAGCGAATGAACGAAGCATTAATTCTACACTCACGTGAATGTGAACGTATATTACGTGAACGTGAGCAAGAATTAACAGTGGATCATGAATTGGAATTAGCGGATGCTAAAAAATTGATCCAAGCCCGCGACGACGAAATACGTAATTTGGAAGCTTCCATTGAGGCGAAAGACACCGAATTTACCGAGCTGAGGGCCCAGCTGATGCGTCAAAAATTGGACAACAGTCAGCAGGAAGAAATGTGCAATTTGCAGACGCGCTACCAGAGTCAATTGAACGAGGCGCTGGAGCAGGCCAGGATGGACAAGGAGAATGCGCTAGCTCGGGCTCGAGAGGCCagtttgattgaaaaaaacgctcttATGATCCAGCTTGAAGAGTgtcgaaaaaatatttgcgAGTTGGAGGATACTTTGGCTAAGACTCGCGCCGATCAGTCGAAATTGATAAAAGAAGCTACTGATAAACTTCAAGCTGAGCATAAAAACGAGTTCGAAACTATGAAGGGACGATTTAAATTGATGACTGCATCTTCTGTTATGGAACGCAGTCCTAGTGACTCAAGTCTTGAGAAAATCGAg CGTCCAGATGTGATAGAACTATCAAACCACGAATCAATTCTCGCGCAGACGAGAGAAAATCTCGAGTCAGAAAAATCAGAAGCAGTGCGCCAAGCTCTAGTAAAAGAAGCTTCAGACTTCGAAGCGAAGCTGCAGTACGCCTTAGCATTGTCTACCAAGAAGCTGACCTCCGAATTGGAGTCTCAGCGACTCCGCGAGACAGTCTTGGTGGATCAGTGCCGTCAGTACCAGGAGATGATCAGACGCCTGACAGAAGAAGACCACTCAGCGCATCAGGTGCTCAAGGAGAAGGTATCCACCCTAGAAGCTGAGAACTTTCACCTGGAGAGCAAGATGTCGGCTGATAGGAAGATGCTGAAGCAAAGAGAGACTCAGTTGCATGATTTAGAGACCCAATTGTCGACCAGCAAGGATGACATCGACGTGTCCGAGTCTAAGAAGGTCAGGTTGGAGTCTAAAAGCGAGCAAGACTCGCTGAACCTCAGGCTGGAAGCTAAGAGCGAGACTGATTCGCTGACCCGGCGCCTGGAGATCCTCGAGGTGGACAACAAGCGGCTCAGTGCGGAGTTAAAAGTTTCCAGGGAGAGCAGAGAGTCCATTGAGAACCGCGTGGAGGCTCTGGAGGCAGACAAAGTTCGCCTGGAGATCGAATTAGTAAAAGAACGCGCTCTCAGAGGATTCGCTGGAAGAAGTCTTGGATCTGTTAGCGACAGTGGTATGGCCTCTTCTATCGAGTCCAGGGACAAGGACATGATTGCTTCGGTCGCTGTTGTTGAGGCTCATGAAGAGCTGGCCGCTTCCAAGGGAATCTTCCGCGAGAAACTCATCAAGAGCACCAACAGCTTGCTCAGTCAGTTTTCCATCAGCTTGCACACTTGCAATACTGGAGACTGCGTGGTGGTTCTTTGGGACTCGGTTCATACTAGCTACATTGTTCTTCAAGAGTCTACTACTATGTATTTCCTCCATTCGGACTGTGTTGATCTCCTTGGGTTGAAGACTGGCTCCGATGGTATTCCTAAGCAGATTTATGTCTTTGGGGAGGTCATTGATAAACAGTATTGTCACGCCAAAAAG aaGGAGAATCGTTACCACGTGCCTCAAGGTACGAAATTTTACCGTGTAAGAGTGAAACCGCTGCAACGAGATTGCACCCTGATAGCTTCGTCGTCCGAAAAAAATCAgca GAAGTTGCATTTTCTTGAAGACACCGCCATCGTGATTACACTCAATTAA